Proteins encoded together in one Coffea arabica cultivar ET-39 chromosome 2c, Coffea Arabica ET-39 HiFi, whole genome shotgun sequence window:
- the LOC140004467 gene encoding uncharacterized protein, which produces MNPFEEDLFGAFGDDLHNCDLPTKGNSSIFPIIETNNSATRLCVSAAIEAPPIVTERPTQLQNPNGCSWSTVYNFSSFDQPSSSPMLLTFGTLNPGENKVCDVLSSNGSFVNFDHRTTRIQKRGKRTGGRTRSPSQTYDHIMAERKRRKHLGLLFSSLSSILPGLKKVSSDISHPVLNIFLIVFR; this is translated from the coding sequence ATGAACCCTTTTGAAGAAGACTTATTTGGTGCATTTGGAGACGATTTACATAACTGTGATCTGCCTACGAAAGGCAACTCCTCTATCTTCCCTATCATTGAAACAAACAATTCCGCTACCAGATTATGTGTATCTGCAGCAATAGAAGCCCCTCCAATAGTAACTGAAAGACCAACCCAACTGCAAAACCCAAATGGCTGTAGCTGGTCAACCGTCTATAACTTTTCTAGTTTTGATCAACCTTCTTCTTCTCCGATGCTTCTCACTTTTGGAACATTGAACCCTGGCGAGAATAAGGTCTGTGATGTTCTGTCGTCCAATGGTTCATTTGTAAACTTTGATCATAGGACCACAAGAATTCAAAAAAGAGGAAAGAGAACTGGGGGTCGTACCAGGTCGCCTTCCCAAACGTACGATCACATAATGGCAGAAAGAAAACGACGCAAGCATCTGGGCCTGCTATTCTCGTCTCTTTCTTCCATACTTCCTGGCCTCAAGAAGGTATCATCTGATATTTCACATCCAGTTTTGAACATTTTCCTAATCGTATTTAGGTGA